The window GTACGCTTAGCAAGTCAGGAAAGGGAAACTACTTGTTAAAAATCTTAACTGAAGTCCACTAAAATCTTTAGAAAACtctttttcacagcaaaacatAGTTGATGTCACAATTCACTGTGTGAAGCAGGAATTTCCCTCTAAATCCCACCTACTCGGTACACCACGCAAACAGCTTCTTAACTTTGCACACCATTACTTACTTAAAACTCACTATTTAGCTTCTGCTTCAAAGATCCGAGCGATCACATCATTACACCCAATGTACAAAAAGCACTCCCTTGATCCACGTTCCCATCTTAAACACAAGAGAGAAAACTACCCACAGAAGGCCCTAGACAGGGAAAGGCAAGCTGCGGGGCCCTCTTGCACGAGTGTGCGAGGCCAAGTGTGAAATCTGAACAGGAAGAACTCCAGAAGTGGGAATTAATGAGGATAACCGTGACCTTTCCTTACAGGATACCTTGCCAAATACTTCTTCAAAGGGCCTGTCAGGAAAGAAAGCGCTGTCACAGCACAAAGCAATGCATATTTACGAGACGGTGACTGCCtgtgcagcagggagaagccCTTGCGCTGCAGGACACAAAACAAGCTGCCGCACAAAGGTGAGCTAGTACATGGAAACTGCTTCCCGATAGCTAGCCTACTCCACTGCAGGACAAGCTATTCCAAACGGCTTGGCATTTACCGCGACAGGGAAAGCACAACAAGGAGAGACAGCTGCCACGTCTTGGTGCACGTACTGCGGTGCTTCACTCACCCACCCGCAGCTTGGGCGAAAACGGGCACGTCGCAGGCACTCCCTGATGCCCAGCATCAGGTGCCGTAAATCTAAGGGGAACAGCGGCAAACGCTGCCTACAACAGCAGCCTAATGCTTCCACAGCCCTCACGCCGCAAGTCTCCGCACAGCACCCAGTATGTGTTATTAAGCCCACTCATTACCAGCGGGACTTTAATTAGGGAAAACATGGGATCTGCTAGCAGAGCCTCACTACCTCCGTGTCGCTGTCCTGCTCTCCAGCGGCTGCATCGCCAGATGCGCTCTGGGCTGCTGGGGATGTCACATCGTTGCTTACAGCAGAAGGCTTCACCGTATGCTCGGGGCTGTCGCTCTCTCCAGCCGGGCCGTTGCTCttctccttgcctttttttgtcttcttggGCAGGGGGGGCTCAAGGTCACCGTCGCCCAGCCCGCTCTCCTCGGGCTGGGCCTGCTCGCCCTCGGCCTTACCGCGCCGCTTCAGCTTCTCCCGCCgcttcagcttcttctcctGGGTCTCCTCCTGCTGCGGGAAAGCAGGCGTTACACAGAGAAACCGCCTCCCTCGCCCGCCCCCTCCGCAGCACGCTGTTATCCGGCTTTAACGCCTGAACCCCAGTGCCCGGGGCCCTCCCGGCCCCTCAagcccgcggcggggccgggccagGCCCTACAAAAtggccgcccccgcggcggcaCGTGGCGCGCGGCCGACGGCTCCGGCGCCCGCTCCCACCTTGGCCTTCCtccggcggccgcggcggaCGGACTCGTCGCCCGCCGGCGCCTGCGGCTCggcggggctggcggcagggCCAGCGGCGGGCATGGCGGCCGGCTGCTCCCCGGCGAGGTGGACAGCGGCGCTGCTACCCGTCTCGCAACGGCGGCCCCAGGAcgcgcgccccgccccggcgcgcAGGAAGTGAGGCGCTGCACCGAGGGCGACCGGCGGGCGGACGGGGCCgcggggcagcgccgccgccagcagcagcagcgggccCGCCCCGACGCCGGACAGCCAGCCCAGCCGCCGCCGATCGCTGaccggagccgccgccgccgcccgggccgcGGGGAGGCCGAGCCGCGCCGCGCGGCCCCACACGCCGCCCATGCAGCCGCTGCGCCGCCGGCGCCTCCCGGGCCCGCCCCTTccgccggcgctgcccgcccggTCCCTTCCTCCGGCTTCCCCCGCGCCCCCGGTGCCGTGCACCGGGCCCCGGCCGCGCCACCGCCGCCACGCTTCAAAATCCAGTAAGCGGGTTGCTGCACCCCGGGCATCTATACCGGCAAAACACCCCTCCCCCTGTGTAACCATGCCTGTGAATGCCTCCTCCACCCGTGAAAAACAGACTCCGCGTGCACACACCCGAACTACGCTGCCCACAGTTgcccaacacacacacatttttataacCTTCTAACATAGGATATGAActtgtaaaataatattttatttttttggaaaatgtacAGGTTTGACCAGCAGTTAAGATCTATATATCATACAGTGAGCCAGGCTACAGGTTTGAATGTGACAGCCATATTCTGGAATAAAGATTTAGGTCTTACAGTTGAAATGGCgataagagaaagaaaggaaacaataagttttatttttcttgtttttttttttttttttttaaatcgaACAGGATCTTGTTTATGACCAAAGTagtactgagaaaaaaaaaaaaactgaatgACAGATTTTTCCAAGTGGTACGAACACACAGGAACAGcctattttaatgtaatataaaatactgcagtcccattttttttccacttctggaTTGTTGAAGTTAACGATCAAATGCTCTGTCAAAACTTCGTTTCTGGCCTCTGCCTCTGAATCTGTTTCTACCGGAGCTACCACGCCGCCCATTCCTGGAGCTTGAGAAGCTTCGGCCATTTCCTCCGTCTCCTCCTCCACGTTGTGATTCTACTAATTCAGGTAATTCAGTCGCCACGCACATACGCCATTGTTTGGAATCTTCCCATCTTGCCTATTGAAATAAAGTCAGACATATTAAGTTAAATGCTAGGAATGCATATACAGAGTATTTCATAACTACTGAATTTGctcaactgaaaaggaaaaattgtgaGCTAATATATAGGGGATTCAAGTTTCTAACTGAAGTGGTCAATACTGGTTTCAAAACTTTAAGAGCTATAGCTGAGCATACCTCAGAACTGAAACCCACCTTAGAGCTTTACAGACCAGCCTCATCAGTAAACTCTTTCCCAACCTTTCACTTATTAATACCATCACTATAATTATTACTGATCATGAATCTACACCCTCCCCTCAAAAACTGTTTTAGGAGTGAATGAATGCCAGGGCATGAGGGTATGGAGATGCACTAAGGGAGAAATacctgaaggaaagaaagtctAGGGAATTTTGGCATGGAAATACTAATTCTGCCAAGCAAAAACCTGGAATTCACTTTTCTGTGGAGAGaattctggaggaaaaaaaagaaggtggggtggaatggaaaaaagaggattttatAGTGTAACGAGACTTGTTGCCTACAAAGATTAATCCAGCAGCAGTAACAAGGGGTGGTTTGTTCACACCACCACTCATCTCAGTGCAAAAGTCTCAAGCTACAGATTTTTGGAGAGAGGGTAATACTTTAGGAAAGGAACACTGCATGCTTGTTCTGTTCTTCAATTCCTTCAAAGCCACCCCTTTTGCCACTAGAAAAGGCAGGATACAGGCTACATAATATCATCTGCCTAACCCAGTCCAGCTAGTTTTATCTACAGCCTGCTGTAACCAGAAACGTCAATGAACGTACCTCTATTTCCTTTTGGTCTGCTGCAGGAATATCAAAGCACACACCctaaaaagagaataattttaatGGATACAAGTGTAGCCTTTTAATTGACtgcaactaaaaaaaacccatagagCCTACAAATCTATGTTCTAGTACTTACATTTCAAAGTGTTTCTTAATAGAGACTTAAGATACTTTGAAATCTTTGAACATTGAGAGAGTTGCATCAATATTTCTCAAACTACCAATTCTTGCACTACCTTAATGTCTTCCTCAGatacacacatttttctttcctctgcatcaCCAGTATTTCCAATTcacattttcttgctctttAACAATAAGCTTATAACCCTCTCCATCCCAAACTGTGGTCTGTTGACTTCTGCATTACTCATTTTGTGAATTCTTTCCAATCACAAGCATAAATCTATACTAAGAAAGATCTACATCCAGTAAACTGAATATTTAGGTTCAGACTAAAAATCTGAAGTTAAACTACTTGAATGATTAAGTACAATACATAATTCGCACATTAAAATGCTATTCTTTGTCCAAATGAGCAATCCGGATATTGAGAATTACAAATCTGATGTAGGGAAATCCATTCATAGATAGTGTTCTGACATCAAATATAGAACAATGCTGTGAATAGAGAGACAGAGGCAAGGACAATAAAACAAATCTTACCAATTAATGCAATATCAAACATCATGCATAAAGGAtgcattaagaaaaaacttCAGAGGTGGAAATAGTAAAAAGAGTTCACTGACAAAGAAGTGTCCTCAAGTcaaatttaaaatcagaagtgtCTGGCCAAGAGACCTTGTGAACTATGTGTGAAATTCATACAGCAAGACATGCAGGTTAACTTTTACACaaagacagaacaaaaaaaaacagaatacaCACAGCACCGAAGacaagaaaatcttttttttttttttttttttttttttttacatctttaaaCTGTTGTTCAAGTGTAGGGTGCCCCTAGGCCGTCTAGTTTACTAAGTCTGGGTATCCTCATTACTGGCATACAGACGTGCTGTGATTTTGATGATTTGCCGAACTAGGTGTCAGCCACACCTGCCACTTTCACATCCCTCTCTTTTTGGTACTTCCAAAAGGCACATATTCAAACTGCACTCATGCCGATCTTAATGCTCCTATTACAAATATCTACATAAAAGTTCATCCAACATCTGCCTCTGATGTGTCCTCTCAACTCATCTTCACACCTTTTTGGGGTCTTTTTAGTTTGTCTATTgttctccccaccccaccccacatTAAACCACAGGGAGACACAAACTGACTAGCTCTCTCTAACAACACGTGGTATATGGTGTCTGTGATGGAAACTTCAACATGGATATGAATGAACTATGTTGGCAATGTAGGTGTGTGAAagcaccagaaaaataaaacagcagaataAGGGATAAGAGAATGGCGTGTGTTGACAGCACGTAAATAAATTAAGTCATCAAGATCACAGCATCCCTCTGTACGGTTTTATTGATCAGGGTATGTTGAGAAACAAGAAATACACCCAGAAAAACGCAAAGACAGAGCAAATCAGCAATAATGCCTAACAACTCACAAAAGCGGGATATAAACATTCCTTGTCCTCTGTGTCACCACCAATAATCCTGGACAGACTATTTGATCACACATTTTCATGTTTGtgaaaatacatacaaattCTGAGCCAAGAAGAGTGAGGGGAATCACTTTTGTTGAAAATAACTGTCTCTCAGTGAGCTTTGCTACAGCTGTTGCAACACTGTTAAGTATGCAACCGAAAAAGTAACTTTCCCATGTTTCCGTTTCAGGTACCAGAAACAGGATGGACATGCACTATCACAACTGACTGGCCTAAGAAATCCTGTTCTATGTTTTGTCATTAAGGCCCAGTAATCATGGTTTGCGCCTTTTACCTGTTCTGCTATCCCTATAGCCATGCTATATACTGCGTTATACTACCTCCTTAGCATGTCAGTGGAGCAGAGTCCTAAGCCCCTGAGGTGCCTAAGCCTTAATAAAACATATTGAGGTCCACCCTATCAGAGTCATGACCTTATCAACAGAGCCTGgaacaggggaaagaaaagccaaattTTCTCCCCTGACAATTGCTGAGAAAAGGCTACAACCAGAAGAGCTCAGTAGCAAAGATACAAAAAAAGCTTACCATTTTTCCTTTGAGGAAACACATTCTGTTCACCTTTCTATCAACATTGTCACCCAACAGTTCTCGCAGTCTTCGCCAAGCATAGCTCatattgtttatttcttcagagCAGTGTAGTATCATTGTAACAAATCCCTGAAGAGTAAGAAATTGGGCATGCTCCATTCAGTCAGAGAAATAAGCTTCAGCACATCTATCAGACATGAGAAACCTGCTAATTTACAGTTTATAAACTAAGTTTTCAAGTGGATACTGTTATGGGAGAGCAAGGATATTTACAACCACTatattcttgcttttaaataaatcagtAGTTCCTAGTGGCAGTTCCCATAAACAAAATCATAAGGAGACAGACAAAGAATTCTCTATTTAAACAACACAGAGGtgtattggggttttttccagatTCAAGACAGATGTTAAGCCATGCACCCTTACCACATCTGAGTTCAGCAGGGAGCGCTGTTCAATGGAAGTAGCACCTGAAATATGGGCTagagctgcagccagggcaTTAACAGGTCCCTTGTCTTCTATTAGCAACCGAGCAGATTCTTTGAAATACTCAATAGCGGTTTGAGGAACAGAATCCAGACACCTaagtaattaaagaaaaaaaaaaaaaaaaaaaaaatctatacacTAGTATTTACTAGGTTCTagaatagaagaaaaacagcagtccAAGATTTTAATAGTGATCAGTTCAGAGAGTCAGCAACAAGCAATCCAAACAGCCCATCTGAACTAGGAAGACAGGAAGAAACAACAGGGCTTAAGTCACCGAACACACCTGATGGCATCTTTGCTGGAAGCCTTTATGATATCTGTTGCAGTAGGAACACCAACACGCTTGAACGTAATGccctgaaatttaaaaagcaaaatacagatgAAAGTTGCAGACGATAAATAATTCAGTTCTAAAGAAACAGTGGAGTCCAATGGAACAAGCATTAAAAtctataatttttcttcttcttttcacCTTTTAACTCCCAGCTTTTACAAGGAAAATTACAAGGTGCAGCTTACAGGGAAAGGGGTAACACTTAAAAGCCTTTTATGTACCAGGTCAGGTTAAATGATCCAATGAccttaaactgaaagagagacCATTTTGGCAGAttccagggagaaaaaaaagtcctacaaatataaattattaattttagtCTGATTTACTTGGATTTAAGTACAAGTTACACAGCCTTTCTAAATGTAACTCTGAGTTTTATGTGCCAAGACTAAACCATCTCATCCCAACTGAATATTTAACTGGCAAGAAAACTACCATATGGAACAGTGCACAAAGTGCAAAAATGGAAGTAACAGTTCTGGGTAAAGCTACACATATGCAAATCACTGATCAGATGATAAGCCAGGGTGAAAACTACACTGAAATCCTGCTagctttttcctcatttccacaGGTACAATCTTACTGGCATTTGCTGAAAAAGTGTGGGCGTGAGAATCTGCAGCGTGCTCCCTGCTCCACAGTCACTGACAGTGTACCCAAACTCTGCAAGGTAACCGAACCTCAACTGGCTGCTTTATAAGCTAGATTCTGTAATTGAACTATTGAAAAAAACATGAAGGTTTTACATGCTACCCTAACACATTACATTTGAGTGCTCGTGATTAGAAGACGACTATACTTTACCGCTTTTTGTTCCACATATCTTAACTGATGTTCTTCCTTTCGCTGATAAAAGCAGATACAGATCCCAGTCCGTCCAGCTCGACCTGTGCGTCCAGAACGATGGATATAGGACTCCACATCCTTCAAAATAAATAGCCTTATGAGTTATCTAATTTATTGTAATTTAACCAATTCATTGTATTCACGTAACTTAGTAGAAGCTATTACAGTTAAGCCTGAACAATACACAATAACTCGAccaaagaattaaattaaaaaacatcgTTTCACTAAAGTAAAATGAATAAGGTTTTCCATAACCCTCTAAAAATCACAGTTTCAAAGCCAGAACTGTGAGCATGGATCAACTAAGTCTTGTTTTGGCATCACCACAGAGAAtatgagaaaacattttgagcGTGTATACCTCTACAACAATCCCACTCACCCTCCTGCACATCAATTTGAGCATGGTTACTGAGATATTAATAGTGAATTCACTGAAAAATcatcttgtttcttttaaaccttCTTAACTCAGCCAATGTTCTCACTGTTGGGGTCCCCTCCTCATTTATGCCCCTACTTAGTGAATCGTTCTTGCAAGACAAACAGCCTTTCTTCACTTCCCACTGCTTCCAGACTTGCAATCACCATACATGACTGTGAAGGGAGAGGCTTTGAACAGCCTTAAAAGAAGGCATTTTATAGAGACCATCTTTAAACATACTAGGGACTGACACAGTTTGAAAAAATCCTCTAAGAAACTACTTTTATATATCCAGACATTTCTTACCCTTAAATGCAATGCTGATAAACTCTGTGTGGTGAATACTATCACCTGCTAGCATATACTACTTGAAAACAAGACTACAAATTATTACAAGACACCCAGCATAACCATCTCCTACCTTTGGTGGTGAGCTTTGTACAACCAGGTCAACTTCAGGGATATCTAAACCACGGGCAGCTACGTTGGTTGCAACCAGAACTTTAAAGGTACCGTTTCTAAAACCTTTCAGGGTGATCTCTCGTTGCTTCTGAGGAATGTCACCATGCAACGACTGGCAAtcctgaaaaacagtattattaTACGACTGTACCAAAATCCAAGACAGTGCTCCATTTTATGGTCAGTTTTGGGTACAATATCTTGGTATTTGACAGATACCATATGGCAAGATACAGAAGAACTGAAGTATCAGAGGTTATATTTTAGGTGTCTCACAATATTTACTCAGTACTTCTTATTCATATACCTCAAAGACCTTTAACAAAGGTAGGAAAACAGAACTGCAACACGTGTCTTACCTCCACCTCTAATTACTGTGACCTATGAAAACAACTATGTCCTAACTTGCCACCCACACCAGCTCTGCAAGGCTTAGCTGTTTCAAAACAGTTATCGACAATTTTCTCAGGCCTTCTTAGTATGCATTTAGATATCTTTTCCAAAATAGTGTTGCTTCTTAATCGcccttaaaatattaatttcccCCACTACCAATTAAAGGATTAAAATATAAGTGgtcctaaaaaaaattaactacaGCTTCAAAGATAATTTTGCTTTAATCCAAACATTCTGAAAGTCCTTCTGTATCACAGCAATAACAAGTATGAAGACCAAACAtacaaaaattgttttttcctccacttcACATTTCATAGCTTGCCTGTAGATGGCTACCATGTTTTCCACATGTAAACAGAGGatgatttgaaaaaatactAACACAATGCTAGGATCAGCACAGAACTCAAAAAAACTCTTTTTCAGACAGTTTTGGATTAATGTCAGCTGGTAAATGGAATAGGTATATATTCTGTTAGCAAGTATTAATATGCTAAAACAGAAACATCTAAGTAATTTCCTTCCCTTACCTGCCAAAATCAGAGTTGTGCATTGCCTATGCAAGATTTGATATCACTAACACTACCAGTAACATAGGATAAGGCTCCACGCTCAGGTTTAGCTGTTACTGAGGTCATCTAGGAGTGTGGGAGAAACACTCCTGAACAAAGTTGTGGCAGATGAAAAAGCTTCTCCTTTCCCTAGGAACATAATGCTATACTGCCTTCTAGACATAACTTAACCCAACTCCTCAATGgaaacacatacagaaaaactaGTTGCTGTGATACCACCACCAAAACCGATCATGCAGTGTCAGTGTCACTACATGTCATAAACATTGCACCACTACATCGAGGTCTTTTCCACCAGTGCTAGAGTGTGCCATAGCACAAATCTCAGGAATACACTAGAGGTCATTCACAAGAAATGGCAGATTGAATTCTTTCTGTGTATAGAACTTTCAACTCTTCATAACAGCTAATAAACAtcttaatgaaaatacaaatatagcCTCTGTTACACTACAGCTCTAAACCCTAATTGCCCCCCTGACAACACTAATTAATGTCAGCATCACAGCTGAGTAACTGCTATTCCAATATCATTCTCTAGTTCTTTAAGTCTATCACCATTTTTTAATCCAAGAGTCTTCtctactgaaaaattaattcacaACTGCTTCATTTAATGTGAATGAGaactcttttttaaagaaaaaggtcCTTTGTAGCCCAGTATCTGTTAGTGCAGCCTAGCCCTGAAGACTATAATGCTGTAAACTTGCAACCAgtttggctgggtttttttaaaggttctTTTTGGCAGTTTTGAAACTGTCTGACCACCTGCAAAAAAGTCTACCGTATCCACTTTGAAAGACTCTCTCTAAAACTTACTCAGCATAGGTCTGGTATCAACAACGGGTTGATACATCCTCTGACAGGTTTTGTTACTTGATACAGATGATAAAATACCTGTTTGATTGAAGCATTCAGAGCCAGTTCGTTTGCCTCCTTTTTGGTCTCACAAAAGACGATGGTCCTCCCATGGCTGCCACTGTAGACCTGAATGACATCTCCAATAACCGCAGCTCTCTGAGACCAGTGACACTCTATTGCCAAATGCTATGGAAAAGAATTCCAGTGTTCAGCTTACATAAAAACACaagattcttttttaatacatttgaaACCGTAAACCCCAGAAATACTAGAGAGTTATACAGTTTCCTGATGGGCAAAATATACTAACTCACATTCCTGGAACATGCAAAATCCATACGGCTCTTATGTTCACCACACTTAATCTAACATTAAGTGAAATAAttacagtaagagaaaaaaaaaaagatgacagtctacaaatcacttttttaaagcaaggaaaaaaaaacaggagatGTTATACCATTTCTCTGGAGGACAGTCAGGGGTGCAAGATTTTGTCCCAGTTCTATCAACTAAAGCTTTATGTCAGGTAAAgtgaaacaaataaatacagtgTGTTAAAAGCTTTTTCAAGCACAAGATTAACATTCTTTCAGTCCCACTGATACAATTATGATGTGTCCAACTAATCTGTCAAAGTAACCACTAAGCAGTACTTAAGCAGAAACTATCTTATTTTATCAAGTAAAGATAATTAATTCAGGCTTCTAGCATATATGTATCTTATTCCTCGCTATGGTATTTACTGCATAGCAAGCAAAGGTCTAGTGAGGTGAGATACCACAGGAAGTTTGAAAAAATCTCCTGTATACAGAACAGCAGAATTTGACTGTGATGTGCGTGGCAATTTAAAAGAGGCGGGTTGATGTTAATGTGTGCCTTTTGCTTCCAACTTGGATAAATTCAGATACCGCTTTTGTCTGAAACCCAACAAAACTAACTTGATAACTGAATCCTCACCCTACCTGAGATGTCTATACGGTTAGCAGATGCTGTGAGAACAGAGACAAATGCTAAACCTAGAAACAGTTTGACTAGCTGTAATGTGCcttatgcttaaaaaaataattctcaaaaCAACTTTCAACATCATTCTGATAATGTACCTTAGGATGAGATGACCACTTATAGCctaaaggaaaagggaaaaggccTGAAAACATTCCACATTAGATAGATTACTCACTTCTACTGTTGTAGCAGCCTTTTGAGTTCTTTTCCCAATAAGGTCAATCTGTTCATATCTAGACTTCATGTATTTCTTAGCCACATCATACACCCAGTGTGGGCAAGTTGCAGAAAACAGTAGAGTCTGGGGATTGTCTTCAGAATCTTAAAACACAGAACAATGTTTCACAAACTTTGTATGTTTCATCTTACAGATGTATACCAGTTGATTATATGGGTTATTAAAAGTTTGAGGTCAAATATCagtatataaaataaagaaggcaattctgcttttttaaatttatgcaTTACCAtcatttggagaaaaaatacTCTAGAAagtctaaatattttaaagattaggaaaaaagttactATGACTAAAAATCCAGCCTATTTTCAAGCAGTGAAGAAGGTAAAAAGCTTCTAATTCCTTTTAGCTGAAAGAAGTCCAAGTACAACTTATAGAAAGCTGTCAAAGAAAGCTATTTACAGATCCCTAGGTACTGGATTTTAAGCTTTGCAAAGGTCCTGTGAATGATTCCCACTGTCACAACACTTCCTCGTGTACTGTGAACGCAGTACATTTCCTACAATATATAGTATTCAGTCATTTCAAACAAGGCTACCTTgcaactttcagaaaaatataccTGAATTTTAGAAGATTAAATTATTACTAATATTTCCTACTATTTGTTTAAATATGGAGATTACCTTTCTTGTATGCAACTCGTAAAATGTCTTCCACTTGCTCAGCAAATCCCATGTCCAGCATCTGGTCAACTTCATCAAGTACAACATGCTTCACCTTGGTAAGGTCCAGCTTGCCATTCTGAAGATGGTCTTTGATTCGACCAGGTGTCCCAACCAAAATGTCAATGCCACTTCTCATGAGATCAACTGATAAACAGGACAGAGCAGAAGAGGAGTTAGCAGTGAACTAGGGAGCATTCTCTACATTAGAAACACGCGGTAGctaaataataatgaaacagcTTCTTAAACCATTCATAAGTACTCTCCTTACAAATGTAAGTGAGAACAAATGATGAACACTAGGAgaaaacttggggaaaaaaaacgcCAAAACTGGTAAGGTAGAAGTTCTACTGCtcttcctgaaggaaaaaagatttcccctctcccttccctctcgCCATGATTTAAATAAAGTGGCAAACAAAGAGCTTCTTTTAACATACTTCGGAAATAGTTAGCTCTTCCCAAATTGTCCACCTTAAttacaaacttaaaaaaagcctttatttaTTTGACTATCCAAATCACAGAAATC is drawn from Gavia stellata isolate bGavSte3 chromosome 9, bGavSte3.hap2, whole genome shotgun sequence and contains these coding sequences:
- the LOC104252967 gene encoding nucleolar RNA helicase 2 is translated as MPEATPSSASSGAESDPECPMESESALESSRRRRKKEKKEKKSKRRDKSRRRKTQTDESEQSEDEADSPKLKKSRSGVKQNGAAREESPENTRLSSLNSKSTHKKRHNNSSETSSGDGDSEQEQEMTEEQKEGAFSNFSISKGTVQLLQARGVTYLFPVQVKTFDPVYSGKDVIAQARTGTGKTFSFAIPLIEKLQGDSQERRRGRSPKVLVLCPTRELANQVAKDFKDITRKLTVACFYGGTPYNGQIDLMRSGIDILVGTPGRIKDHLQNGKLDLTKVKHVVLDEVDQMLDMGFAEQVEDILRVAYKKDSEDNPQTLLFSATCPHWVYDVAKKYMKSRYEQIDLIGKRTQKAATTVEHLAIECHWSQRAAVIGDVIQVYSGSHGRTIVFCETKKEANELALNASIKQDCQSLHGDIPQKQREITLKGFRNGTFKVLVATNVAARGLDIPEVDLVVQSSPPKDVESYIHRSGRTGRAGRTGICICFYQRKEEHQLRYVEQKAGITFKRVGVPTATDIIKASSKDAIRCLDSVPQTAIEYFKESARLLIEDKGPVNALAAALAHISGATSIEQRSLLNSDVGFVTMILHCSEEINNMSYAWRRLRELLGDNVDRKVNRMCFLKGKMGVCFDIPAADQKEIEARWEDSKQWRMCVATELPELVESQRGGGDGGNGRSFSSSRNGRRGSSGRNRFRGRGQKRSFDRAFDR